Proteins co-encoded in one Deltaproteobacteria bacterium genomic window:
- a CDS encoding phosphoenolpyruvate synthase, translated as MLLRCLWILVLTVAVSSEAFAQYPGFKEDPQKLIAMLKRSERGPFSRILWFCSDGTSHPPSAGACEKHGGGIQHGEWNEAVRGLRENGYLIATVYAALTEDEVSKLGANSQDLSSLLIERFLIERDDGWIFNRARYYRGAAQVEDEVNGSQRLLQAIYGRDEVAFLMMREAARLFPREADKERAQSIRFLATQLAKRDIRFLPLKNKLHSYPDSRDGERVRKFLRDFSPRETDPYWKLISLIEDFYLEARDGTRLRSLAASIFNGFDISAFEELELSLRFLTSTPASRWSRGQLAELLAVLRTSFESAEEVHFKSALMDASLLAEELMIFKNSETPRVLNNLTRGDALDELQNYLFSLYGIGVISSREFQSARYAVMRAKSSEFVEPYCTEIDYLSRAPIWSQNRYQKEFSHGLSRMSKLEPIAKEFVVDRLRGGVALLFSELMEQLEEDCGNLLEREHVIFDETVSHGLGRLNPGIARGILFEPVEGGAVPLVPEKYIYLVEHTTAELPPVAGILTMQEGNMLSHVQLLARNLGLPNVVVSSELMSRLKTRLGRNIVVAASPQGKVSIADYEEKWEEVFKGFRSEPSTSIDVNLNKIDLKERRLLSLRRVGQSDSGRIAGPKAANLGELKRRFPSVVTEGVVIPFGVFKAALEQIQVPDGRSIFSWMQSVYRDNLDHSLSNPVIREMLSTVREAILDYEFSPAFLGELRSVLAKELGPIGTYGVFVRSDTNVEDLANFTGAGLNLTIANVKEFKAIVDAIRQVWTSPFAERAYSWRQRNMSTPEHVYAGVLLLKSVPSEKSGVLVTADVDRGDANFFTVAANEGIGGAVSNQLAELLTIDKRTGDIRLLLSASAPTKRVLAYKGGLDEVFASKGERIMQKAELSMLIRFAEELLLSDPPLVDEAGERVPADIEFGFVGGRLQVFQVRPFLHSRHSAKNSYLMTLDSKKDGLATKRVNMDEKLLLH; from the coding sequence TTGCTGCTGCGCTGTCTGTGGATTCTTGTTCTGACAGTCGCCGTATCGTCAGAAGCTTTTGCACAGTATCCAGGGTTTAAGGAGGATCCGCAAAAGCTAATAGCGATGTTAAAGCGCAGCGAGCGCGGCCCCTTCTCTCGCATTTTATGGTTCTGTAGCGACGGAACTTCCCATCCTCCTTCCGCCGGTGCTTGCGAAAAGCACGGCGGCGGCATTCAGCACGGTGAATGGAATGAAGCCGTCAGGGGTTTACGCGAGAACGGTTATCTAATCGCCACGGTTTATGCTGCGCTTACTGAAGATGAAGTTAGTAAGCTAGGTGCAAACTCCCAAGATCTTTCTTCCCTTCTAATAGAACGCTTCCTCATAGAGCGAGATGACGGTTGGATATTTAACCGCGCGAGGTACTATCGCGGGGCGGCGCAGGTAGAGGATGAGGTCAACGGAAGTCAGCGGCTCTTACAGGCAATTTATGGCAGGGACGAAGTTGCTTTTCTCATGATGAGAGAAGCTGCGCGTTTGTTTCCACGAGAGGCCGACAAAGAGAGAGCGCAGAGCATTAGGTTTTTAGCTACTCAGCTTGCCAAGCGAGATATTCGTTTTTTACCTCTAAAAAATAAACTTCATTCTTATCCAGATTCGCGAGATGGAGAGAGGGTGAGAAAATTTTTGCGCGATTTTTCTCCGCGAGAAACAGATCCATATTGGAAGCTAATATCGCTTATAGAAGATTTCTACCTAGAGGCGAGAGATGGCACTAGGTTGCGAAGTCTCGCCGCGTCGATTTTTAACGGTTTTGATATTTCGGCGTTTGAAGAGCTGGAATTAAGCCTAAGATTTTTGACTTCAACGCCCGCATCCCGCTGGAGTAGAGGTCAGCTAGCTGAACTTCTTGCAGTTTTGCGCACCTCATTTGAAAGTGCAGAAGAAGTTCACTTTAAGAGCGCTCTAATGGACGCAAGTCTTTTAGCTGAAGAATTAATGATATTTAAGAATAGCGAGACACCAAGAGTTTTAAATAATCTTACGCGCGGCGATGCTTTAGACGAGTTGCAAAATTACCTGTTTTCCTTATACGGCATAGGCGTAATTTCGTCTCGAGAGTTTCAGTCCGCGCGCTATGCCGTAATGCGCGCGAAAAGTTCTGAATTTGTCGAACCATACTGCACCGAAATAGATTATCTCTCCCGGGCGCCTATATGGTCCCAAAATCGCTATCAAAAGGAATTTTCTCATGGTTTATCGCGCATGAGCAAGCTTGAACCGATTGCGAAAGAATTTGTGGTGGATCGCTTGCGCGGCGGAGTAGCTTTGCTTTTTTCTGAGCTTATGGAGCAATTAGAGGAAGACTGCGGTAATTTATTGGAGCGGGAGCACGTCATTTTTGATGAGACGGTTAGCCACGGGCTCGGTCGACTTAACCCTGGAATTGCTAGAGGTATTCTTTTTGAACCAGTGGAGGGCGGGGCAGTGCCGCTTGTGCCAGAAAAGTACATTTACTTAGTTGAGCACACTACAGCAGAGTTGCCGCCCGTTGCGGGGATATTAACTATGCAAGAAGGGAACATGCTTTCGCATGTTCAGTTGCTAGCGCGCAATTTGGGTTTGCCTAACGTAGTAGTTTCTTCTGAGTTAATGAGTCGACTTAAAACGCGCCTGGGCAGAAATATCGTCGTAGCAGCTAGTCCTCAGGGAAAGGTTTCTATTGCCGACTATGAAGAGAAATGGGAGGAAGTATTTAAGGGCTTCCGGTCGGAGCCATCTACTTCGATTGATGTGAATTTAAATAAGATAGACTTAAAAGAGAGAAGGCTATTGTCTCTCAGGCGTGTTGGGCAAAGCGATTCTGGGCGCATCGCAGGGCCTAAGGCAGCTAATTTAGGCGAACTTAAAAGGCGCTTCCCCTCCGTCGTTACGGAGGGGGTGGTAATCCCCTTTGGCGTCTTTAAAGCAGCGCTGGAGCAAATTCAAGTTCCAGACGGCAGGTCTATTTTTAGCTGGATGCAGAGTGTTTATCGGGATAATTTAGACCACAGTTTATCTAATCCAGTCATACGAGAAATGCTAAGCACTGTGCGCGAAGCTATCTTAGATTACGAGTTTTCGCCCGCGTTTCTCGGTGAGTTGCGCTCAGTGTTAGCGAAAGAGCTAGGGCCAATCGGAACATACGGGGTGTTCGTCCGCAGCGATACAAATGTCGAGGATTTGGCTAATTTTACTGGGGCGGGGCTAAACCTTACAATAGCCAATGTTAAAGAGTTTAAAGCTATTGTAGATGCAATTCGCCAAGTTTGGACTTCACCGTTTGCCGAGCGGGCGTACTCCTGGCGGCAGAGAAATATGTCAACTCCCGAACACGTTTATGCAGGTGTACTATTGCTAAAAAGCGTTCCGTCTGAAAAATCTGGAGTTCTAGTAACAGCAGATGTCGATAGGGGGGACGCCAATTTTTTTACCGTGGCGGCAAATGAGGGAATAGGCGGTGCCGTGAGCAATCAGTTGGCTGAGCTACTTACGATAGACAAGCGGACGGGAGATATTCGCTTGCTTTTGTCAGCCTCGGCGCCAACCAAGCGAGTGCTTGCGTATAAGGGCGGGCTAGATGAAGTGTTTGCGAGCAAAGGCGAACGCATTATGCAGAAGGCCGAGCTATCCATGCTAATTCGCTTTGCAGAGGAATTATTGCTTTCAGATCCACCTTTAGTCGATGAAGCAGGGGAGAGAGTGCCGGCTGATATAGAGTTTGGATTTGTGGGAGGCAGATTGCAGGTGTTTCAGGTGAGGCCGTTTCTTCATAGCAGGCATTCGGCAAAGAACTCCTATTTGATGACACTAGATAGTAAGAAGGACGGGCTTGCGACCAAGCGCGTAAATATGGATGAAAAGTTATTATTGCATTGA
- a CDS encoding archease — protein MQEKNDINSSQLYEFVDHTADMQMKVRGGSLEELFKSSGLAMLEIIYGKTAANIPLQYTEHLQVESTDLESLMVDWLSELLYLSLANRSTCL, from the coding sequence ATGCAAGAAAAAAACGATATCAACAGCTCTCAGTTATATGAATTTGTCGATCACACCGCAGATATGCAGATGAAGGTGCGAGGTGGTAGCTTGGAAGAACTTTTCAAAAGTAGCGGTTTAGCTATGCTGGAAATTATTTACGGGAAAACTGCTGCCAATATTCCTCTTCAATATACGGAGCACCTCCAGGTAGAATCCACAGATCTCGAATCGCTCATGGTAGATTGGCTGTCAGAGCTGTTATACTTAAGCTTAGCTAATCGTTCGACGTGTTTATAG